Proteins encoded within one genomic window of candidate division WOR-3 bacterium:
- a CDS encoding DUF47 family protein yields MLSVWKKTKELEGKIDAYLDFFIEASLNFKEGLLMYLKNYCEKFEEKVKKVDELESRGDSLRREIENVIYMELLIPESRGDVLGIIENADSVLNSMSQVMIEFDIQRPTIPESLKESFELLIENTVFSVQEMVSAIRMYFKNIQEVRNHIKSVMHFEHECDEIGNEIKRKIFVDTTIEPCCKIQLSNFISMVQQVSDKAEDVCDRLSIYVIKRIA; encoded by the coding sequence ATGTTAAGCGTTTGGAAAAAAACTAAAGAATTAGAAGGGAAAATTGATGCCTACCTTGATTTTTTCATCGAGGCCTCTCTAAATTTCAAAGAGGGCTTACTTATGTACCTTAAAAATTATTGCGAAAAGTTCGAGGAAAAGGTAAAAAAAGTGGATGAACTTGAAAGTCGTGGAGACTCCTTAAGGAGAGAAATCGAAAATGTGATTTACATGGAGCTTCTAATTCCCGAGTCGAGAGGCGATGTGCTTGGAATTATCGAGAACGCAGATTCTGTCCTAAACTCTATGTCACAGGTGATGATTGAATTTGATATTCAAAGGCCCACAATACCAGAATCTTTGAAAGAATCCTTTGAGCTTTTAATTGAAAATACCGTATTTTCCGTTCAAGAGATGGTCTCTGCAATCCGTATGTATTTTAAAAACATCCAGGAGGTAAGAAACCATATAAAATCAGTCATGCACTTTGAACACGAATGTGATGAAATTGGAAACGAGATAAAAAGAAAAATTTTCGTGGACACCACCATTGAGCCCTGTTGTAAAATCCAATTGTCAAACTTTATCTCAATGGTTCAACAGGTCTCTGACAAGGCCGAAGATGTCTGTGACAGGCTCTCCATTTACGTTATCAAAAGGATAGCATGA